In Herbaspirillum sp. WKF16, one genomic interval encodes:
- a CDS encoding site-2 protease family protein — translation MNDLIQTVAVYALPVLFAITLHEAAHAYAAKFFGDNTAYSMGRMSLNPLKHIDPFGTILIPVLLYFATSGAFLFGYAKPVPINFGHLRRPKRDMAWVSLAGPGANFLMALLWTLVIYALAIGGVQEEFFMLMAKAGVLTNLVMFAFNLFPIPPLDGGRVLTSLLPNKYAYKFAQIEPYGFFIVMALVLLKVIYTWWMAPVMYAASLLLQLITYPIALLFH, via the coding sequence CTATGCGCTTCCCGTCCTGTTCGCCATCACCTTGCACGAGGCCGCGCATGCCTATGCGGCGAAGTTTTTCGGGGACAACACGGCATACTCGATGGGGCGCATGAGCCTCAATCCGCTCAAGCACATCGATCCCTTCGGCACCATTCTCATTCCGGTGCTGCTGTATTTCGCCACCAGCGGGGCCTTCCTGTTCGGCTACGCCAAGCCGGTGCCGATCAACTTCGGGCACCTGCGACGTCCCAAGCGCGACATGGCGTGGGTGTCGCTGGCCGGCCCCGGCGCCAATTTCCTGATGGCGCTGCTGTGGACGCTGGTGATCTATGCGCTGGCCATCGGCGGCGTGCAGGAAGAGTTCTTCATGCTCATGGCCAAGGCCGGCGTGCTGACCAACCTGGTGATGTTCGCCTTCAACCTGTTCCCGATCCCGCCGCTGGACGGCGGCCGCGTGCTCACCAGCTTGTTGCCGAACAAGTATGCGTATAAATTTGCGCAGATCGAACCGTATGGCTTCTTCATCGTGATGGCGCTGGTGCTGCTCAAGGTGATCTACACCTGGTGGATGGCTCCCGTCATGTATGCGGCCAGCCTGCTGTTGCAGCTGATTACCTACCCGATCGCGCTGCTGTTCCATTGA
- a CDS encoding tryptophan--tRNA ligase, with protein sequence MYPDRVVSGMRPTGALHLGHYHGALKNWVKLQSELPCLFFVADWHALTTHYDDPSVIETSTWEMVIDWLAAGVDPSQSTLFIQSRVPEHAELHLLLSMATPLGWLERVPTYKDQQEKLSDRDLATYGFLGYPLLQAADVLIYRASQVPVGEDQVPHIEIMREIARRFNHLYGKEKGFEEKALAAARKLGSKRAKLYLELRTEFQEKGDDEALEQAKAMLDDAQNLSMIDRERLFGYLEGSRKLILTEPQALLTEASRLPGLDGAKMSKSYGNAIALREDKEAVTKKIKTMPTDPQRVRRSDAGDPDKCPVWQFHLVYSAPDVREWAAKGCRSAGIGCLQCKQPVIDAILQEQQPMLERAQPYLDDPSLVRAIVADGCEKARKLAQDTMRDVREAMGLGY encoded by the coding sequence ATGTATCCTGACCGCGTCGTCTCCGGCATGCGCCCCACGGGCGCGCTGCACCTGGGCCACTACCACGGGGCCCTGAAGAACTGGGTCAAGCTGCAGTCCGAACTGCCCTGCCTGTTCTTCGTGGCCGACTGGCACGCGCTGACCACGCACTACGACGACCCTTCGGTCATCGAGACCAGCACCTGGGAAATGGTGATCGACTGGCTCGCCGCCGGCGTCGATCCGTCGCAGTCCACGCTGTTCATCCAGTCGCGCGTGCCCGAGCACGCCGAGCTGCACCTGCTGCTGTCGATGGCCACGCCGCTGGGCTGGCTGGAGCGCGTGCCGACCTACAAGGACCAGCAGGAAAAGCTGTCCGACCGCGACCTGGCGACCTACGGCTTCCTCGGCTACCCGCTGCTGCAGGCGGCCGACGTGCTGATCTACCGCGCCAGCCAGGTGCCGGTGGGCGAGGACCAGGTGCCGCACATTGAAATCATGCGCGAGATCGCGCGCCGCTTCAATCACCTGTACGGCAAGGAAAAGGGCTTCGAGGAAAAGGCGCTGGCCGCGGCCAGGAAGCTGGGGAGCAAGCGCGCCAAGCTGTATCTGGAGCTGCGCACCGAATTCCAGGAGAAGGGCGACGACGAGGCGCTGGAGCAAGCCAAGGCCATGCTGGACGACGCCCAGAACCTGTCGATGATCGACCGCGAGCGCCTGTTCGGCTACCTCGAAGGCAGTCGCAAGCTGATCCTCACCGAGCCCCAGGCGCTGCTGACCGAAGCCTCGCGCCTGCCCGGGCTGGACGGCGCCAAGATGTCCAAGAGCTACGGCAACGCCATCGCCCTGCGCGAGGACAAGGAAGCCGTCACCAAAAAGATCAAGACCATGCCGACCGACCCGCAGCGCGTGCGCCGCAGCGACGCCGGCGACCCCGACAAATGCCCGGTATGGCAGTTCCACCTGGTGTATTCCGCGCCGGACGTGCGGGAATGGGCGGCCAAGGGCTGCCGCTCGGCCGGCATCGGCTGCCTGCAGTGCAAGCAACCCGTGATCGACGCCATCTTGCAAGAACAGCAACCGATGCTGGAGCGCGCCCAGCCTTACCTGGACGACCCTTCGCTGGTGCGGGCGATCGTGGCCGACGGCTGCGAGAAGGCGCGCAAGCTTGCCCAGGACACCATGCGCGACGTGCGCGAGGCGATGGGGCTGGGATATTGA
- the dapA gene encoding 4-hydroxy-tetrahydrodipicolinate synthase has product MIKGSIVAIVTPMHPDGSLDFDGLRKLIDWHIAEGTDSIVIVGTTGESPTVSMEEHCELIKVAVEHTAKRIPIIAGTGGNSTSEAIELTEFAKKIGADASLQVVPYYNRPTQEGMYLHFKKIAESVDLPVILYNVPGRTVADMSNETILRLAQVKGIVGVKDATGNIGRGTDLIRLAPKDFAIYSGDDATAIALMLYGGAGNISVTANIAPRDMHELCAAAMSGNIARAVELNNKMLPLHNKLFVEPNPVPLKWAMQEVGLIKSGMRLPLAPLGAAFHDSVRAALRESGVLK; this is encoded by the coding sequence ATGATCAAGGGTAGCATTGTTGCAATCGTCACTCCCATGCATCCGGACGGCAGCCTCGATTTCGATGGCCTGCGCAAACTGATCGACTGGCACATCGCCGAGGGAACCGACAGCATCGTCATCGTCGGCACGACCGGCGAATCCCCCACCGTCTCGATGGAAGAACACTGCGAGCTGATCAAGGTCGCGGTGGAACATACTGCCAAACGCATTCCCATCATCGCCGGCACCGGCGGCAACTCGACCTCCGAAGCCATCGAGCTGACCGAGTTCGCCAAGAAGATCGGCGCCGACGCCTCGCTGCAGGTGGTCCCCTACTACAACCGTCCGACCCAGGAAGGCATGTATCTTCACTTCAAGAAGATCGCCGAATCGGTCGACCTGCCGGTGATCCTGTACAACGTGCCCGGCCGCACGGTGGCCGACATGAGCAACGAGACCATCCTGCGCCTGGCGCAAGTGAAGGGCATCGTCGGCGTGAAGGACGCGACCGGCAACATCGGCCGCGGCACCGACCTGATCCGCCTGGCGCCCAAGGACTTCGCCATCTATTCCGGCGACGACGCCACCGCCATCGCCCTGATGCTGTACGGCGGCGCGGGCAACATCTCGGTGACCGCCAACATCGCACCGCGCGACATGCACGAGCTGTGCGCGGCGGCCATGTCGGGCAACATCGCGCGCGCCGTCGAGCTGAACAACAAGATGCTGCCGCTGCATAACAAGCTGTTCGTCGAACCCAATCCGGTGCCGCTGAAGTGGGCGATGCAGGAAGTGGGCTTGATCAAGTCAGGCATGCGCCTGCCGCTGGCGCCGCTGGGGGCGGCGTTCCACGACTCCGTACGCGCGGCGTTGCGCGAGTCGGGTGTATTAAAATAA